A window of Candidatus Bathyanammoxibius amoris genomic DNA:
ACCAGGGGGCTTTAGCCGGATTTTCAGGTTCACCGGGGTTGGCCAGCTCTCTCAGGGGGGCATCTACGTAATAACTATAAAATAAGATGATGGTAAGGAACAACAGGCCGCAAAGGAACTCCTTGGCCACAAGATGCGGCCAGGTATGCACCTTATCCCCACCGGGTACCCTTTTTGCCTCTACTTCCTTGAAAGGAGCCTCTACACTTGCCATATAACCTTTCTACCTCCCGTGACCTTACAGTTGTCCTGAAAATCCATCCTTCCTCACGCGCCAGAAATGCAATATTATTAAACCACCTGCCAGGCCGGGCAGGGCGATGCAATGCCACACGTAGGCGCGAAGAAGCGCGGGTGCCTGGATGGACGTACCACCAAGAAGCGCAAAACGCAAGTCATTATCTATAGTAAAACCAAACCACTCGGAGAACGGCCCCTGATAGCCAATAAACGGGCTGGCTCCCGCCATATTCGTGCCAACCGTTATAGCCCAGTATCCCAGCTGGTCCCAGGGCAGCAGATAGCCGGTAAAACTCAAGAGCAGCGTCAGTACCAGCAGAACCACACCGACTACCCAATTAAACTGTCTCGGGGCCTTGTAGGAACCGGTCAGAAACACTCTAAACATGTGGAAGCACACAGTTATCACCATGGCATGCCCCGCCCAGCGGTGTGTGTTCCTCAAAAGC
This region includes:
- a CDS encoding cytochrome b N-terminal domain-containing protein — encoded protein: MLPDLNKAKESITKSDIWKSVFRHGYVDTSRNRVLHIVGNVWMHIHPLTVKKNSAKISFTFCLGGLTFFIFLFEALTGVLLMFYYTPDVNRAYADMIDLSNNAVPFSRLLRNTHRWAGHAMVITVCFHMFRVFLTGSYKAPRQFNWVVGVVLLVLTLLLSFTGYLLPWDQLGYWAITVGTNMAGASPFIGYQGPFSEWFGFTIDNDLRFALLGGTSIQAPALLRAYVWHCIALPGLAGGLIILHFWRVRKDGFSGQL